From Allofrancisella guangzhouensis, a single genomic window includes:
- the murC gene encoding UDP-N-acetylmuramate--L-alanine ligase, producing MDKKILFLGVGGIGVSALAIAAKKLGAIVAGYDSKPSKLTIRLESLGVKVFSTPSEVRIKDYDMVVYSSAITDKHPLLAKALQLNIHCLHRAMFLAILMQDFKYSIAITGTHGKTTTSSVLATLLQQLNPTSSFVVGGVVKHTNSNIEINGTDDLIIEADESDASFLHLNPTSIIVTNIDKDHMATYKNSYDNLLKNFYVFLFKQSVEIIYLCIDDKGCQDLLGKYSFEGKKITTYGFSNDADVKILTYQIEDNLTKFSIYYKQLKLDFCTSLPGRYNVLNTTAGVVSCLDLGFKYDQIKKALEQVAGVARRFDTYTKTILSYTVQVIDDYGHHPVEVTNCLSAVKDKYPDKKIIHIFQPHRYSRNRDLFEDWPKALAVADKLILLPTYSAGEDIIYGATSLDLSKQLSNCILVEDFNQAISALKNVIDENSIVLVQGAGDVTNLVEMLGE from the coding sequence TTGGACAAAAAAATTTTATTTCTAGGGGTTGGTGGTATAGGTGTTTCAGCTTTAGCTATAGCAGCTAAAAAGCTTGGAGCAATAGTTGCTGGATATGATAGCAAACCAAGCAAACTTACTATTAGACTAGAATCTCTAGGAGTTAAAGTCTTTTCTACTCCTTCTGAGGTCCGCATAAAAGACTATGATATGGTCGTTTATTCTAGCGCTATTACTGATAAGCATCCTTTATTAGCCAAAGCCCTCCAGCTTAATATACATTGTCTACATAGAGCTATGTTTCTAGCTATATTAATGCAAGATTTTAAATATAGTATCGCAATTACAGGAACACACGGAAAAACAACTACATCAAGTGTATTAGCTACATTATTACAACAATTAAACCCCACTAGTAGTTTTGTTGTAGGAGGTGTAGTCAAGCATACTAATTCAAACATAGAAATAAATGGTACAGATGACCTAATTATAGAAGCAGATGAAAGTGATGCTTCCTTTTTACATCTAAATCCGACTAGTATCATAGTTACAAATATAGACAAAGATCATATGGCTACGTATAAAAATAGTTATGATAATTTACTGAAAAATTTCTATGTATTCTTATTCAAGCAGAGTGTCGAAATTATCTACTTGTGTATAGATGATAAAGGATGCCAAGATTTATTGGGAAAATATAGCTTTGAAGGTAAGAAAATAACCACATATGGATTTTCAAATGATGCTGATGTTAAGATTTTAACCTACCAAATAGAAGATAATTTAACTAAATTTAGCATTTATTATAAACAGCTAAAATTAGACTTCTGTACCAGTTTACCAGGTAGATATAATGTTTTAAATACAACAGCTGGTGTAGTAAGCTGTTTGGATTTAGGTTTTAAGTATGACCAAATTAAAAAAGCTCTTGAACAAGTAGCTGGAGTAGCAAGAAGATTTGATACATATACTAAGACTATTTTAAGCTATACAGTACAAGTGATTGATGACTACGGGCATCACCCCGTTGAAGTCACGAATTGCCTAAGTGCAGTTAAAGATAAGTACCCTGATAAAAAAATTATCCATATATTTCAGCCTCATCGCTACAGTAGAAATAGAGATCTATTTGAAGATTGGCCTAAAGCTTTAGCGGTAGCGGATAAACTTATATTACTTCCAACATACTCTGCAGGAGAGGATATTATATACGGTGCAACTAGTTTAGACTTATCAAAACAGTTATCAAATTGTATTTTGGTAGAAGATTTCAACCAAGCAATATCAGCACTGAAAAATGTTATTGATGAGAACAGTATAGTTTTAGTTCAGGGAGCTGGAGATGTAACAAATCTAGTGGAGATGTTAGGTGAGTAG
- the ribD gene encoding bifunctional diaminohydroxyphosphoribosylaminopyrimidine deaminase/5-amino-6-(5-phosphoribosylamino)uracil reductase RibD, with product MKNIDQYYMQQALALAARGKLTVSPNPMVGCIAVKNGKIIAEGWHVRAGQAHAECLAIKQAGEQIKGSTIYVTLEPCCYTGKTGPCTNALIEAQVKEVVIATLDPNPQVSGKGIRQLKEAGIKVKTGILEKQAQELNKIFFYYQQYQTPYVFAKWAMSLDGKTTVNAGDSRKISSDKAAIHTHQLRNICDAIIVGKNTLFEDNPKLNVRLDINMIVHPIKIIVFTEIKEIDLNWQILDQTCAKTVFVCSNITNLAKQTLQDLNIEFWIIPAQKDKICINSLLKKMADAGITSVLLEGGMKLIRSFATVGAINEFITYVSPVLVANSNPKKQLVINKTSYIGCDLLINSKIKDN from the coding sequence ATGAAAAATATTGACCAATATTATATGCAACAAGCTTTAGCTCTAGCTGCTAGGGGAAAACTTACTGTATCTCCAAACCCTATGGTTGGTTGTATAGCTGTTAAAAATGGTAAAATAATAGCTGAGGGTTGGCATGTTAGAGCTGGGCAAGCTCATGCTGAATGTTTGGCTATTAAGCAGGCTGGTGAACAAATTAAAGGTTCTACTATTTATGTTACTTTAGAGCCATGTTGCTACACAGGTAAAACAGGACCCTGTACAAATGCTTTGATAGAAGCTCAAGTGAAAGAGGTTGTAATAGCGACTCTTGACCCTAATCCTCAAGTTAGTGGTAAAGGTATTCGGCAGTTAAAAGAAGCTGGAATTAAAGTTAAAACAGGTATTTTAGAAAAGCAAGCACAAGAATTAAATAAAATATTTTTCTACTACCAACAGTATCAAACACCCTATGTATTTGCTAAGTGGGCAATGTCTTTAGATGGTAAAACTACTGTTAATGCTGGCGATTCAAGAAAAATCAGCTCTGATAAAGCAGCTATACACACACACCAGCTACGAAATATTTGTGATGCTATAATTGTTGGTAAAAATACTCTATTTGAAGATAATCCTAAATTAAACGTTCGCTTAGACATAAACATGATCGTTCACCCTATTAAGATTATTGTATTTACTGAAATAAAAGAAATAGACCTAAATTGGCAGATTCTAGATCAGACCTGCGCAAAAACAGTCTTTGTATGCTCAAATATAACTAATTTAGCAAAACAAACATTACAAGATTTAAATATTGAATTTTGGATAATACCAGCTCAAAAAGACAAGATATGTATAAATAGCTTATTAAAAAAAATGGCTGATGCTGGAATAACGAGCGTGCTTTTGGAGGGCGGTATGAAACTAATAAGAAGTTTTGCTACCGTAGGTGCAATTAATGAGTTTATAACATATGTATCACCTGTATTGGTAGCTAATAGTAATCCAAAAAAACAGTTAGTTATTAACAAAACTAGTTATATTGGCTGCGACTTGCTTATAAATTCAAAAATTAAGGATAATTAA
- the ribB gene encoding 3,4-dihydroxy-2-butanone-4-phosphate synthase — protein sequence MFNQIKNNVVKAIQALKSGKPIVVLDDYDRENEGDLILPGQMATEQNIAFMLEHTSGIVCLAMDSKQAKRLNLTPMVAADQNNSTFSTPFTVTIEAKEGVTTGVSAKDRAHTIQVASSYNAKAEDLARPGHIFPLIANDKGVLGRNGHTEASVDLMKLSGFNSVGVLCELMNKDGTMMKAEELETFAQKYNLPILTIAELYQYRLATEIFVEKTASSSMPFVNVGELEMSVYKDIFSNDEVVVLSKPYHVDKPLVRMHSSCITGDLFGSLRCDCQAQLKKAMQMINEEGGYLIYLNQEGRGIGLTNKLKAYNLQMRDNMDTIEANIALGLPVDARKYDLAIQVLKYNKIDKCRLISNNPKKVNALRMADIATEPVACEAFVNSHNKGYLITKKNKMKHTIKGI from the coding sequence ATGTTTAATCAAATAAAAAATAACGTAGTAAAAGCTATACAAGCACTTAAATCAGGTAAACCTATAGTTGTCCTTGATGACTATGATCGTGAGAATGAGGGAGACCTAATACTACCAGGGCAAATGGCAACCGAACAAAATATAGCTTTTATGTTAGAACACACAAGTGGTATAGTCTGTTTAGCTATGGACTCTAAACAGGCTAAAAGATTAAATCTAACTCCGATGGTTGCTGCAGATCAAAATAATAGTACTTTTAGTACACCTTTTACAGTTACTATAGAAGCAAAGGAGGGTGTAACTACAGGAGTTTCAGCAAAAGATAGAGCCCATACAATTCAAGTAGCATCATCATACAATGCAAAAGCGGAAGATCTAGCTCGTCCAGGACACATATTCCCCCTAATTGCTAATGATAAGGGGGTTTTAGGTCGCAATGGTCATACAGAAGCTTCGGTTGATTTAATGAAGCTTAGCGGATTTAACAGTGTTGGAGTCTTATGTGAACTAATGAATAAAGATGGCACAATGATGAAAGCTGAAGAGCTTGAGACTTTTGCTCAAAAGTATAATTTACCTATACTAACTATTGCTGAACTATATCAATACCGTTTAGCAACAGAAATTTTTGTTGAAAAAACAGCTAGCTCTTCTATGCCATTTGTTAATGTTGGTGAGCTTGAAATGTCTGTCTATAAAGATATATTTAGCAACGATGAGGTTGTTGTACTATCTAAACCTTACCACGTAGATAAGCCTTTAGTTAGAATGCATTCTTCTTGTATAACAGGGGATTTATTTGGCTCTTTACGTTGTGATTGTCAAGCTCAACTTAAAAAAGCTATGCAAATGATTAATGAAGAGGGAGGGTATCTTATTTATTTGAACCAAGAGGGTCGAGGTATTGGTTTAACAAATAAACTTAAAGCTTATAATTTGCAAATGCGCGATAATATGGATACTATAGAAGCCAACATAGCTCTTGGTTTGCCTGTTGATGCTAGAAAATATGATTTAGCTATACAAGTATTAAAGTACAATAAAATTGATAAATGTAGATTAATCTCAAATAATCCTAAAAAAGTTAATGCTTTAAGAATGGCTGATATAGCTACAGAACCTGTTGCATGTGAAGCTTTTGTAAATTCACATAATAAAGGCTATCTCATAACTAAAAAGAATAAAATGAAACACACAATCAAAGGTATATAG
- a CDS encoding LysR family transcriptional regulator has protein sequence MKQVVDKNIIEATRYFIALVEMGSYTAVKNFYSVELNTVKSKLEALEKFLDINLYQNVHNKIVITKNGMKYYHSCHKLYFDLEGIINRVKYKGLDNSFSIRILSTRAGLNFTIPYVLPKLNEINSAYTFTFDSYFLYQNKSYHYQLDNYDIALINSKDLHVIDQDRWIVCYTIDSSNIRSNLYAKKQFIEKNNINGPDSIAKAPFIFRRDEMINHSFSFQDDKKDISYPINNIKYFVEDDTLKVKFVESGLGICVLPENTAKLLLEGKEEIIKIEGLTSDTFTEEQLIIVSKYLTDRKKIISVMRECFDSYLKTWGALS, from the coding sequence ATGAAACAAGTGGTTGATAAAAATATTATTGAAGCTACAAGATATTTTATAGCATTAGTTGAAATGGGTTCCTACACTGCTGTAAAAAATTTTTACTCTGTAGAGTTGAATACTGTTAAGAGTAAACTCGAAGCTTTAGAAAAATTCTTAGATATAAACCTTTATCAAAATGTCCACAATAAGATAGTTATAACTAAAAATGGAATGAAATACTATCACTCATGTCATAAGTTGTATTTTGATCTTGAAGGTATTATCAATAGAGTAAAATATAAAGGTCTAGATAACTCTTTCTCTATACGCATCTTAAGTACTCGCGCTGGTTTAAATTTTACTATTCCGTATGTTTTACCTAAATTAAATGAAATAAATTCAGCTTACACATTTACTTTTGATAGCTATTTTTTATATCAAAATAAAAGTTACCACTATCAATTAGATAATTATGATATTGCTCTTATAAACTCTAAAGATTTACATGTAATTGATCAAGATCGGTGGATAGTATGTTATACAATTGATTCATCTAATATTCGTTCCAACCTCTACGCAAAAAAACAATTCATTGAAAAAAATAATATCAATGGTCCAGATAGTATTGCTAAAGCGCCTTTTATATTTAGACGTGATGAGATGATTAATCATAGTTTTAGCTTCCAAGATGACAAAAAAGATATAAGTTACCCCATAAACAACATAAAATATTTCGTTGAGGACGATACCCTTAAAGTAAAATTTGTAGAAAGTGGCTTAGGAATTTGTGTTTTACCTGAAAATACAGCAAAACTTTTATTAGAAGGCAAAGAGGAAATAATTAAAATAGAAGGACTAACGTCGGATACATTTACGGAAGAGCAGCTTATAATTGTATCTAAATATTTAACTGATAGGAAAAAAATTATTTCTGTTATGAGAGAGTGCTTTGATAGTTATTTAAAAACTTGGGGGGCGTTATCCTAA
- the def gene encoding peptide deformylase has translation MSLQILKYPHPVLKEVAKEVAKEEIDAQLRDTLNEMRQLMKQAGGVGLAAIQVGIKKRFFIMVDDLESPDSDVIAIINPQIVEKHGETMDEEGCLSFPGVSAKVKRADTIKIKALNEFGHDIEVIKEGFLARCIQHEIDHLDGITFFDHLGALKRQMIEKRYRKLMNENAKL, from the coding sequence ATGTCTTTACAAATTTTAAAGTATCCACACCCTGTGCTAAAAGAAGTCGCAAAAGAAGTTGCAAAAGAAGAAATCGATGCTCAATTGAGAGATACACTGAATGAGATGCGGCAACTTATGAAGCAGGCTGGAGGTGTAGGACTTGCAGCAATACAAGTTGGCATAAAAAAAAGATTTTTCATTATGGTTGATGATTTAGAAAGTCCAGACTCTGATGTCATTGCTATAATTAATCCTCAAATTGTTGAAAAACATGGTGAAACCATGGATGAAGAAGGGTGTTTATCATTTCCAGGTGTTTCAGCAAAAGTCAAAAGAGCCGATACAATTAAGATTAAAGCCTTAAATGAATTCGGTCATGATATAGAGGTTATAAAAGAAGGTTTTTTAGCTCGTTGTATACAACATGAGATAGATCACCTTGATGGAATAACTTTTTTTGATCATTTAGGAGCTCTTAAAAGACAAATGATAGAAAAAAGATATAGGAAATTGATGAATGAGAATGCTAAATTGTAG
- the ribH gene encoding 6,7-dimethyl-8-ribityllumazine synthase codes for MNKLAIVVSEFNALITDKMLEGAIEEAYSQGLKDNQLGVYKVPGAVELPYAAKLLAETGKFDAIILLGCVIRGETDHYDYVCDQVSYGTQKVMHQYNLPVIFGVLTTHNKDQALERVGGRKGHKGKYCVQAAITMAKMKEDIQTQGA; via the coding sequence ATGAATAAACTAGCTATAGTTGTAAGTGAGTTTAATGCTCTAATAACAGATAAAATGCTCGAGGGTGCTATAGAAGAAGCATATTCTCAAGGTTTAAAAGATAATCAACTTGGGGTATATAAAGTTCCAGGTGCTGTTGAATTACCATATGCTGCTAAACTACTTGCTGAAACTGGTAAATTTGATGCTATAATACTGCTTGGTTGTGTCATTCGTGGCGAAACAGATCATTATGATTATGTGTGTGATCAAGTAAGTTACGGTACACAAAAAGTTATGCATCAATATAACTTACCTGTAATTTTTGGTGTGTTAACTACTCACAACAAAGACCAAGCTCTAGAGAGGGTTGGTGGGAGAAAGGGTCATAAGGGGAAGTATTGTGTACAAGCAGCTATTACTATGGCAAAAATGAAAGAGGATATACAAACCCAAGGAGCTTAG
- a CDS encoding YqeG family HAD IIIA-type phosphatase, with amino-acid sequence MFKRSIYTFNKMLRYKRELKSIKKEHTLESIIQLEPEFLKQKGIKYLALDFDGVLASHGKPQIYPEVKTWLDSFASKFGEERIFILSNKPTNERLKYFRKIYPQIRFISGVAKKPYPEGLLKIQDLLKCDTKEIALVDDRLLTGCLACIIAGSYPILITKPYVDRQNYSKEERFFNFLRYWEQKLFL; translated from the coding sequence ATGTTTAAAAGGTCTATATACACTTTTAATAAAATGTTAAGATACAAAAGAGAGCTAAAGAGTATCAAAAAAGAGCATACTCTGGAGAGTATTATACAGCTCGAACCGGAGTTTCTAAAACAAAAAGGTATAAAGTATTTGGCTTTAGACTTCGATGGGGTATTAGCTAGTCATGGTAAACCACAAATATATCCAGAGGTAAAAACATGGCTGGATAGCTTTGCTTCAAAATTTGGCGAAGAAAGGATTTTTATTCTTTCAAATAAACCTACTAATGAAAGGTTAAAATATTTTAGAAAAATTTATCCACAAATCCGATTCATATCAGGCGTTGCTAAAAAACCTTACCCTGAGGGACTTTTAAAAATACAAGATTTGTTAAAATGTGATACAAAAGAAATAGCTTTAGTGGATGATAGATTACTTACAGGGTGTTTGGCTTGTATAATTGCTGGAAGCTACCCAATATTAATCACTAAGCCATATGTTGATAGACAAAACTACTCTAAAGAGGAGAGATTTTTTAATTTCTTACGCTATTGGGAGCAAAAGCTGTTTTTATAA
- the aroE gene encoding shikimate dehydrogenase, translating into MQDLYHVIGYPVKHSLSPKIQMELAKQYNQNMLFTAIEVAPEDLEQKIKEFKANPQVKGLSVTIPHKEKVFELCDDADDVATDVKAASNVVFRPDRKMIALNYDGLGIVNDIKNNHQINFQNKNILVVGAGGAAKAVIAAIIKEKPKSLTITNRTKEKALKVKKLFEYKYGIEIEDFENISKSFDIVINSTSSSIAKELLPLTPKNFNKNALAYDLMYSKTGTVFTQWCQNNNIKAIDGKGMLLELTKAIFKYWRGI; encoded by the coding sequence ATGCAAGATCTATACCATGTAATCGGCTATCCAGTTAAACATAGTCTTTCACCTAAAATCCAGATGGAGCTGGCTAAGCAATATAATCAAAATATGCTTTTTACAGCTATAGAAGTTGCACCAGAAGACTTAGAACAAAAAATCAAAGAGTTTAAAGCTAACCCACAAGTAAAAGGTTTAAGTGTAACAATCCCACATAAGGAAAAAGTTTTTGAACTATGTGATGATGCTGATGATGTAGCCACAGATGTTAAAGCAGCTAGTAACGTTGTATTTAGACCTGACCGTAAAATGATTGCATTAAATTATGATGGTTTGGGAATAGTTAACGATATAAAAAACAATCATCAAATAAACTTTCAAAATAAAAATATTCTTGTGGTAGGAGCAGGTGGTGCAGCTAAAGCTGTGATAGCTGCAATTATAAAAGAAAAACCTAAATCCTTAACTATAACAAACCGTACTAAAGAAAAAGCTCTAAAGGTTAAAAAATTATTTGAATACAAATACGGCATTGAAATTGAAGATTTTGAAAATATTTCAAAAAGTTTTGATATAGTCATTAACTCAACTTCCTCAAGTATAGCTAAAGAACTTTTACCATTAACTCCAAAGAATTTTAATAAAAATGCTTTAGCTTATGATCTTATGTATTCCAAAACAGGTACAGTCTTTACGCAATGGTGTCAAAATAATAATATAAAAGCCATAGATGGTAAAGGAATGTTACTTGAGCTTACCAAAGCAATTTTTAAATATTGGCGAGGGATTTAA
- the rsmI gene encoding 16S rRNA (cytidine(1402)-2'-O)-methyltransferase, protein MSSLEKGILYIVATPIGNLQDITFRAIEILKKVEIILAEDTRVTSKLLSTLSIRNQQILISCHDFNEEQRIEQVKQLLDDNKNIALVSDAGTPLISDPGYKIVVTLRRDGYTIVPIPGASAVITALSASGLPSNSFVFKGFLSSKKNKRQQELESFIKLNSTVIIYESVHRIRYLLDDISEILPACNIVVVKELTKQFEQFLSGKAYEIKKYFVDNPDRLKGEFVILLDCNKSNQLNIESNIDQETFLKELLLELPLNKAVKITTKVLNLKKNEVYEKALQFKKRLEN, encoded by the coding sequence GTGAGTAGTTTAGAAAAAGGAATATTATATATAGTTGCAACACCTATCGGAAATCTCCAAGATATAACATTTAGAGCGATAGAAATATTAAAAAAAGTAGAAATTATATTAGCTGAGGATACTAGAGTAACTAGTAAATTACTATCTACTCTAAGTATTAGAAACCAACAAATACTAATATCATGCCATGACTTTAATGAAGAACAACGCATAGAGCAAGTAAAACAACTCTTAGATGATAATAAAAATATAGCTCTTGTTAGTGACGCTGGTACTCCTTTAATATCCGATCCAGGTTATAAAATTGTAGTTACTTTACGTAGAGATGGTTATACAATAGTACCAATTCCTGGAGCTAGTGCTGTGATTACAGCTCTATCAGCATCAGGATTACCATCAAATAGCTTTGTTTTTAAAGGTTTTTTATCATCTAAAAAAAATAAAAGGCAACAAGAACTAGAAAGCTTTATTAAACTAAACTCTACCGTGATAATTTATGAATCAGTTCATCGAATTCGATACTTATTAGATGATATTAGTGAGATTTTACCAGCCTGTAATATAGTTGTTGTCAAAGAATTAACTAAGCAGTTTGAACAATTTCTAAGTGGAAAAGCTTATGAAATAAAAAAATATTTTGTGGATAACCCTGATAGACTAAAAGGAGAATTTGTTATTCTTTTAGATTGTAATAAGAGCAATCAATTAAATATAGAGTCTAATATTGATCAAGAAACCTTTTTGAAAGAGTTATTGCTAGAACTTCCTCTTAATAAGGCTGTTAAAATAACAACTAAAGTTTTAAATTTGAAAAAAAATGAAGTATATGAAAAAGCATTACAATTTAAAAAGAGGTTGGAAAATTAA
- a CDS encoding RCC1 domain-containing protein has protein sequence MKKAIFLAIFTCMFLPAFASYTFSQTFFDDYNPQTENNFATKEEDYRDDSKLKKYGENYDIEDAEDYGCKYDISGQLRCWKYKLKDTSQPKKSKEKVTKPSTNINHLKIKEISRGADFNCALDNGDDLYCWGHNDRGQLGRKTKKEHIDVPLKIPTEIKFKKIYTKAHYACALDGNSHAYCWGDGTFGEVGNGEKGIFKTPQKVKTEKQFSHLVMATTYTCGVTKDTNEIYCWGKGVKGNSSTSNLDSSIPIKI, from the coding sequence ATGAAAAAAGCCATATTTCTAGCTATATTTACATGTATGTTTTTACCAGCATTTGCAAGCTATACTTTTTCACAAACTTTTTTTGATGATTATAATCCTCAAACAGAAAACAACTTTGCAACTAAAGAAGAAGATTATCGCGACGATAGCAAGCTAAAAAAGTATGGTGAAAATTATGATATTGAAGATGCTGAAGATTATGGTTGTAAATATGATATCTCAGGGCAACTTAGATGTTGGAAATATAAGTTAAAAGACACAAGTCAACCAAAAAAAAGTAAGGAAAAAGTAACTAAACCATCCACTAATATTAATCATTTAAAAATAAAAGAAATTAGTAGAGGAGCAGATTTCAATTGTGCTTTAGATAATGGCGATGATTTATATTGTTGGGGACATAATGATAGAGGTCAGTTAGGACGCAAAACGAAAAAAGAACATATTGATGTGCCACTAAAAATCCCTACTGAAATTAAGTTTAAAAAAATATATACAAAAGCTCATTACGCATGTGCTTTAGACGGCAATAGCCACGCTTACTGTTGGGGAGATGGTACTTTCGGAGAAGTTGGTAATGGTGAAAAAGGAATTTTTAAAACTCCTCAGAAAGTTAAAACAGAGAAACAGTTTAGTCATTTAGTTATGGCGACAACTTACACTTGTGGTGTAACCAAAGATACAAATGAAATCTACTGCTGGGGTAAAGGTGTAAAAGGTAACTCTAGTACCTCTAACCTTGATTCTAGTATTCCCATTAAAATCTAA
- a CDS encoding riboflavin synthase: protein MFSGIVQQLGTVKRIAIRDNIKIFYIAFENCSKCSIGDSVAINGTCLTVTDLNLEHIIARFDAVPETLDRTNLNELSIGDIVNTELAIRYGDLIGGHTVQGHIDEKGSIKEIKDVGGAWIVEIIASKEFLEYLIPKGFVAIDGMSITVVEVFDKSFTVTLIPHTIDTTIAKNYTKNSVVNLEADATGKYIYKYLQGFKNV, encoded by the coding sequence ATGTTTAGTGGAATAGTTCAGCAGCTAGGAACAGTAAAAAGAATAGCTATTAGAGATAATATAAAAATTTTTTATATCGCTTTTGAAAATTGTAGTAAATGTAGCATAGGAGATAGTGTTGCTATAAATGGAACTTGCCTAACTGTCACAGATCTTAATTTAGAGCATATTATAGCAAGGTTTGATGCTGTTCCAGAAACTCTAGACAGAACAAACTTAAATGAATTAAGTATCGGAGATATTGTAAACACAGAACTTGCTATACGCTATGGAGATTTAATCGGAGGTCATACAGTTCAGGGACATATTGATGAAAAAGGCTCTATCAAAGAGATTAAAGATGTAGGCGGAGCATGGATCGTTGAAATAATAGCTTCAAAAGAGTTCTTAGAGTATCTAATCCCTAAAGGGTTTGTAGCTATAGATGGCATGAGTATTACCGTTGTAGAAGTTTTTGATAAAAGTTTTACTGTAACCCTTATACCACACACCATAGATACTACTATTGCAAAAAACTATACTAAAAACTCTGTAGTAAACTTAGAAGCTGATGCTACTGGTAAATACATTTATAAATATCTACAAGGATTCAAAAATGTTTAA